From Hippoglossus stenolepis isolate QCI-W04-F060 chromosome 19, HSTE1.2, whole genome shotgun sequence, the proteins below share one genomic window:
- the si:dkey-96n2.3 gene encoding uracil nucleotide/cysteinyl leukotriene receptor, with product MNTSEVFYSSDSHHENIVFSVFYILVFVVAVPGNALALWAFFHQENTSPSRIFLMHLSVADMSYILILPMRIVYHLSDNHWPFGHVLCELSGFLFYLNMYSSLYLMSLISLDRCLAVVLPLKSRLVRNAKYARIAVGVLWVLVIVSMSPTLFSIGKGANSPGTCNKLYLEKTTRKALVSTIVAFVIPLTTVVVSYVLILLKLRTVTQQEERPVKDKAIKMIILIVTNFLLAFVPYHVSRVIYIVTPAAGRRSLGIANRITSALTCVSGVLDPVMYFFLNQAYRDQLLWLFCKKRRGDQ from the coding sequence ATGAATACCTCTGAGGTCTTCTACAGCAGTGACTCCCACCATGAGAACattgtcttttctgtcttttacaTCCTGGTTTTCGTCGTCGCCGTGCCCGGGAACGCTTTGGCACTGTGGGCCTTCTTTCACCAGGAGAACACGTCTCCATCGAGGATCTTCCTGATGCACCTTTCAGTCGCCGACATGTCTTACATCCTCATTTTACCCATGAGAATAGTTTACCACCTGTCAGACAACCACTGGCCTTTTGGACACGTCCTCTGTGAGCTGTCGGGCTTCCTCTTCTACCTGAACATGTACAGCAGCCTCTACCTGATGAGCCTGATCAGCCTGGACAGATGTCTAGCTGTGGTTTTACCGTTAAAGTCGCGGTTAGTCAGGAATGCTAAATATGCAAGGATAGCCGTTGGTGTTCTTTGGGTGCTGGTTATTGTTTCTATGAGTCCAACACTTTTCTCTATCGGGAAGGGGGCCAACTCGCCTGGCACCTGCAACAAGCTCTACTTAGAAAAGACGACTCGCAAGGCTTTGGTTTCAACCATTGTGGCGTTTGTTATTCCCCTCACCACTGTAGTGGTTTCCTACGTACTGATTCTGCTGAAACTGAGAACAGTGACCCAACAGGAAGAACGGCCTGTGAAAGACAAGGCGATAAAAATGATCATACTCATTGTGACCAACTTCCTTCTTGCGTTTGTGCCCTATCATGTGAGCCGCGTGATCTACATCGTGACCCCAGCAGCAGGCCGCCGGTCACTGGGAATAGCCAATCGGATCACATCGGCCCTCACCTGTGTCAGTGGTGTGCTGGACCCCGTCATGTACTTCTTCCTGAACCAAGCGTACAGAGACCAACTGCTCTGGCTGTTCtgtaaaaagagaagaggagaccaATGA
- the zfand1 gene encoding AN1-type zinc finger protein 1, whose amino-acid sequence MAELDIGKHCRIDSCSLNDFLPFVCDSCRGVFCLEHRSREAHSCPEEPENKEQKEPKTTGGSTSHPCSYEDCRGKELLPVICPQCEKHFCLAHRHQDDHKCEKLEVQKPRMAATRELVQKIVESKDGSKSKGRKGAKNSATAAKVALMKLKLHAAGDKGLPQTERTYFQVYLPKESKDSSQPMFFSSKWSVGKVVDYAASLASLKNNNNVLTAKKLRLCHHQTGEALRMDDTLLSLLAHPETPLYNGGNVILEYLDNECTGLGHVSDYITQT is encoded by the exons ATGGCTGAATTGGACATCGGGAAACACTGTCGGATCGATTCCTGCAGTCTGAACG ATTTCCTTCCTTTTGTCTGTGATTCCTGCAGAGGTGTTTTCTG CCTCGAGCACAGAAGCAGAGAGGCCCACTCATGTCCAGAG GAGCCcgaaaacaaagaacaaaaggaACCAAAGACCACCGGGGGCAGCACAAGTCATCCGTGCTCATATGAAgactgcagaggaaaagagtTGTTGCCTGTAATATGTCCACAGTGCGAGAAACATTTCTGTCTGGC CCATCGTCATCAAGATGATCACAAGTGTGAGAAGTTGGAAGTCCAAAAACCTCGAATGGCAGCTACTAGAGAGCTGGTGCAAAAGATTGTGG AGTCAAAGGATGGATCCAAAAGTAAAGGACGTAAAGGAGCAAAGAACAGTGCAACTGCAGCTAAGGTAGCattaatgaaactgaaactacATGCTGCAGGAGACAAGGGACTACCACAG ACAGAGAGAACCTATTTTCAGGTTTATCTCCCCAAAGAATCTAAGGACTCCAGCCAACCCATGTTCTTTTCTTCTAAATGGAGTGTGGGGAAAGTGGTGGATTATGCAGCTTCTTTAGCGAGCctcaagaacaacaacaatgtacTGACAGCTAAG AAGCTGCGGTTGTGTCACCATCAGACAGGTGAAGCTTTGCGGATGGATGACaccctcctctcgctgctggcTCACCCAGAAACTCCTCTGTACAATGGGGGTAACGTGATCCTGGAGTACCTGGATAATGAGTGCACAGGCCTGGGGCACGTTTCTGACTACATCACACAGACATGA
- the maf1b gene encoding MAF1 homolog, negative regulator of RNA polymerase III b encodes MKLLENSSFEALSSQLCVETGESRILGRIESYSCKMAGDDKHMFKQFCQEGEPHVLEALSPPQSTSTTSPSQFGKSSEDGENPLSDKCCRKTIFYLITTLNESFRPDYDFSAARAHEFSREPSVNWVANAVNSSLISAVGEEFNSVGPELWNAIDQEINLQSCDIYSYNPDLDSDPFGEEGSLWSFNYFFYNKKLKRIVFLTYRSVSVLSGYGRDCLDNELDMELDDEEMDGFTVDRCPRALCV; translated from the exons ATGAAACTGTTGGAGAACTCCAGCTTTGAAGCTCTCAGCTCCCAGCTGTGTGTGGAAACAGGGGAGTCTCGCATCCTTGGCAG GATTGAGAGCTACTCCTGTAAGATGGCAGGAGATGATAAACATATGTTCAAGCAGTTTTGCCAGGAGGGGGAGCCACACGTCCTGGAGGCTCTTTCCCCCCCTCAgtccaccagcaccaccagcccTTCACA ATTTGGGAAGAGCAGTGAAGATGGGGAAAATCCTCTGAGTGACAAGTGTTGCAGGAAGACTATTTTCTACCTCATCACCACACTCAACGAGTCGTTCAGGCCGGACTACGACTTCAGTGCGGCGCGGGCCCACGAGTTCAGCCGTGAACCGAGTGTCAACTGG GTGGCTAATGCAGTAAACAGCAGCTTGATCTCAGCCGTGGGCGAAGAGTTCAACTCTGTGGGGCCGGAGCTGTGGAATGCCATCGACCAGGAAATTAACCTGCAaagctgtgacatttacag CTACAACCCTGATCTGGACTCTGATCCTTTCGGTGAAGAGGGGAGTCTCTGGTCCTTCAACTATTTCTTCTACAACAAGAAGCTCAAGAGGATTGTTTTCCTCACGTATCGCTCTGTCAG CGTCCTGAGCGGATATGGTCGTGATTGTCTCGACAACGAGCTGGACATGGAGCTGGATGATGAGGAAATGGATGGTTTCACTGTGGACAG gtGCCCCAGAGCGCTGTGCGTGTGA
- the arl8 gene encoding ADP-ribosylation factor-like 8 — MGLIFAKLWSFFCNQEHKVIIVGLDNAGKTTILYQFLMNEVVHTSPTIGSNVEEIVVKNTHFLMWDIGGQESLRSSWNTYYSNTEFIILVVDSTDRERLAISKEELYRMLAHEDLRKAAVLIFANKQDMKDCMSAAEISKYLSLSSIKDHPWHIQSCCALTGEGLCQGLEWMTSRAGLR, encoded by the exons agCACAAAGTGATAATTGTTGGACTAGACAACGCAGGGAAAACCACTATACTCTACCAATT CCTGATGAACGAGGTGGTCCACACGTCTCCCACCATCGGAAGCAACGTGGAGGAAATAGTGGTGAAGAACACCCACTTCCTGATGTGGGACATCGGAGGACAGGAGTCCCTCCGGTCCTCCTGGAACACCTACTACTCCAACACAGAG TTCATCATCCTGGTGGTGGACAGCACGGACAGAGAGAGGCTGGCCATCTCTAAGGAGGAGCTCTACAGGATGTTGGCTCATGAG GACCTGCGGAAAGCGGCTGTGCTGATATTTGCCAACAAGCAGGATATGAAGGACTGCATGTCTGCGGCGGAGATCTCCAAATACCTCAGCCTGAGCTCCATCAAAGACCACCCCTGGCACATACAGTCCTGCTGTGCACTCACAGGAGAGGG tttATGCCAAGGTCTGGAGTGGATGACCTCCAGAGCCGGGCTCAGATAG